Proteins encoded together in one Quercus lobata isolate SW786 chromosome 3, ValleyOak3.0 Primary Assembly, whole genome shotgun sequence window:
- the LOC115981056 gene encoding probable leucine-rich repeat receptor-like protein kinase At1g35710, producing MAPSVSISILIVVLYIFMNVPNIVIAAGSVATSKSSSLKQEVQALMESGWWSGSSNFTTSHCDWPGIKCNFGGSITEIDIAGNIYLGDKFRKFKFSSFPNLVRLSLSNNQILGCIPFEIGSLSKLTHLNLSHNYLTGQLPLSLANLTKLVKFDISFNGITGSIPKEFGNFKNLLELNLSHNKFTGPIPSTLGLLTNLSNLNLSFNEINGSIVSEIGLLKNLLNLYLNNNNLVGQIPLTIGHLTKLETLNLNWNMISGPIPTELASCFLIKFLSLSHNYLNGSVPSWVKDLYAPIKIDLSYNNLTGNVPISLIRMREFNLSYNSLEGRVPIIFKNYGFEVFIGNKDLCSDIKGFAQCPSPSLISPSTPPLALENIVSRMEDGREKDEHPNFKKKKFGSPHCFLYFFFIFYPFTAFWVFSPLSMSGQESCRTKNGNLFSIWNYDGNIAFEDIIEATEDFDIRYCIGTGGYGSVYKAQLPSGKVVALKKLNHLEAEDPTVDKSFRNEVKMMTEIRHRNIVKLHGYCLHKRCMVLIYEYMERGSLFCVLNNDVEAVELDWTKRVNIIKDIAHAISYMHHDCNPIIVHRDISSNNILLNSKLEQAFVSDFGIARLLDPNSSNQTLVAGTYGYIAPELAYTMVFTEKCDVYSFGVVALEILMGIHPGELLTTLSSSSSSSRNMMLNEILDQRLPPPNRIVARDIFFVATIAFACLCTKPKSRPTMNWVSQEFLSRKKPIAKPLHVVSLWQLKNQENYMVGDIETQ from the exons ATGGCTCCCTCTGTCTCTATTTCCATTCTGATAGTAGTTCTTTATATCTTCATGAATGTCCCAAATATAGTTATTGCAGCTGGTTCTGTGGCAACATCTAAATCTTCCTCGCTAAAACAAGAAGTGCAAGCTCTGATGGAGAGTGGGTGGTGGAGTGGCTCTTCCAACTTTACCACAAGTCATTGCGACTGGCCAGGAATTAAATGCAACTTCGGTGGAAGCATCACAGAGATTGACATAGCTGGTAATATCTATCTTGGAGATAAGTTTAGGAAATTTAAATTCTCTTCCTTTCCAAATTTAGTCCGTCTTAGCCTTAGTAATAATCAAATTCTGGGGTGCATCCCATTTGAGATAGGTTCCCTTTCGAAGCTCACCCACCTTAATCTATCCCACAATTATCTTACAGGTCAGTTGCCTCTTTCACTTGCAAACCTCACCAAATTAGTGAAATTTGACATTTCTTTCAATGGAATTACTGGTTCCATCCCCAAAGAATTCGGAAATTTCAAGAATCTTCTTGAATTAAATCTGAGTCATAACAAATTCACCGGACCGATCCCTTCAACTCTTGGCCTTTTAACCAATCTTTCCAATCTGAATTTGTCCTTCAATGAAATTAACGGTTCTATAGTGTCAGAAATTGGACTGCTAAAGAATCTGTTAAATTTGTACCTCAATAACAACAACCTTGTTGGCCAAATCCCTTTGACAATAGGTCATTTAACAAAGTTGGAAACTTTGAACCTTAATTGGAATATGATCAGTGGTCCCATCCCCACAGAACTAGCTAGTTGCTTTTTGATAAAATTCTTGTCTTTAAGCCATAACTATTTAAATGGAAGTGTTCCCTCTTGGGTCAAGGACCTTTATGCCCCAATTAAGATTGATCTCAGCTACAATAACCTCACAGGCAATGTTCCTATTTCTTTAATTAGGATGCGTGAATTTAACCTGTCATATAATTCATTGGAGGGTCGAGTCccaattattttcaaaaattatggATTTGAAGTATTTATCGGCAACAAGGATTTGTGTAGTGACATCAAAGGTTTTGCTCAATGCCCATCTCCATCTTTAATTTCCCCTTCGACTCCACCTCTTGCtcttgaaaatattgtgtctCGCATGGAAGATGGTAGGGAGAAAGATGAACAcccaaacttcaaaaaaaaaaaatttggttcccctcattgttttctttatttctttttcattttttacccTTTTACAGCTTTTTGGGTATTTTCTCCACTCTCAATGTCGGGTCAAGAATCTTGTA gaacaaaaaatgGGAACTTGTTCTCAATATGGAATTATGATGGCAATATTGCATTTGAAGACATCATTGAAGCCACAGAGGACTTTGACATTAGATATTGTATTGGAACTGGTGGTTATGGTAGTGTTTACAAAGCACAATTGCCTAGCGGCAAAGTGGTTGCCTTGAAAAAACTTAATCACTTAGAGGCTGAGGACCCAACTGTTGACAAGAGTTTCAGGAACGAGGTTAAAATGATGACAGAAATTCGACATCGGAACATTGTGAAACTTCATGGCTACTGTTTGCATAAGCGATGCATGGTTTTGATCTATGAATACATGGAAAGGGGAAGCTTATTTTGTGTGCTAAATAATGATGTTGAAGCTGTGGAATTGGATTGGACAAAGAGGGTGAACATCATCAAAGACATAGCACATGCCATATCATACATGCATCATGATTGTAACCCAATAATTGTTCATCGAGATATAAGCAGCAATAACATTTTATTGAACTCTAAGTTGGAGCAGGCATTTGTCTCTGATTTTGGTATAGCTAGACTTCTTGATCCTAACTCCTCCAATCAAACTTTAGTTGCTGGGACTTATGGCTATATTGCTCCAG AATTGGCGTATACTATGGTGTTTACTGAAAAATGTGATGTCTATAGTTTTGGTGTGGTGGCATTAGAAATATTAATGGGAATACATCCAGGAGAACTCTTGACtacattatcatcatcatcgtcatcttCTCGAAATATGATGTTAAATGAAATATTAGACCAACGCTTGCCACCTCCAAATCGAATAGTTGCACGGGATATTTTCTTTGTTGCAACTATAGCATTTGCATGCTTATGCACCAAACCAAAGTCTCGGCCAACAATGAATTGGGTGTCCCAAGAATTTCTTTCTCGTAAGAAACCAATAGCCAAGCCCTTACATGTGGTTTCACTATGGCAGTTGAAGAACCAAGAAAATTATATGGTTGGAGATATTGAAACTCAATAA